One genomic segment of Pseudomonas sp. RU47 includes these proteins:
- a CDS encoding acetyl-CoA C-acetyltransferase yields MSQLRRVAIIGGNRIPFARSNGPYATASNQAMLTAALEGLIERYNLHGQRIGEVVAGAVLKLSRDMSLTRECVLGSRLSPATPAYDIQQACGTGLEAAILVANKIALGQIECGIAGGVDTTSDAPISVSEGLRRILLQANRAKTTGDKLKTFLQLRPKHLIPDFPSIGEPRTGLSMGQHCELMAQAWQIPREEQDQLTLESHHKLAASYSEGWHNDLMTPFLGLTRDNNLRPDLTLEKLATLKPAFEKSAKGTLTAGNSTPLTDGASVVLLGSEEWAKERGLPILAYLRDGEAAAVDFVNGAEGLLMAPVYAVPRLLARNGLTLQDFDYYEIHEAFAAQVLCTLKAWEDPEYCKTRLGLDAPLGSIDRSRLNVKGSSLAAGHPFAATGGRIVANLAKLLDAAGKGRGLVSICAAGGQGVTAIIER; encoded by the coding sequence ATGAGTCAGCTGCGCCGCGTCGCGATCATTGGCGGTAACCGCATCCCCTTCGCCCGTTCCAACGGGCCGTACGCCACGGCCAGCAATCAGGCGATGCTCACCGCCGCCCTCGAAGGCCTGATCGAACGCTACAACCTGCACGGCCAGCGCATCGGCGAAGTGGTGGCAGGCGCGGTACTGAAATTGTCACGAGATATGAGTCTGACCCGTGAATGCGTGCTCGGCTCGCGTCTGTCTCCGGCGACGCCCGCCTACGACATTCAGCAAGCCTGCGGCACCGGCCTGGAAGCGGCGATCCTGGTGGCGAACAAAATCGCCCTCGGCCAGATCGAATGCGGTATCGCTGGCGGTGTCGACACCACGTCGGACGCCCCGATCAGCGTCAGCGAAGGTCTGCGCAGAATCCTCCTGCAAGCCAACCGCGCCAAGACCACCGGCGACAAGCTGAAAACCTTTCTGCAACTGCGGCCCAAACATCTGATTCCGGATTTCCCAAGCATCGGTGAACCACGCACTGGTCTGTCGATGGGGCAGCACTGTGAATTGATGGCGCAGGCCTGGCAGATCCCCCGTGAAGAGCAGGATCAACTGACCCTCGAAAGCCACCACAAACTCGCCGCGTCCTACAGCGAAGGCTGGCACAACGACCTGATGACGCCGTTCCTTGGCCTGACCCGCGACAACAACCTGCGCCCGGACCTGACCCTGGAAAAACTCGCGACACTGAAGCCGGCCTTCGAAAAAAGCGCAAAAGGCACATTGACGGCAGGCAACTCCACGCCGCTGACCGATGGCGCGTCGGTGGTATTGCTCGGCAGTGAGGAATGGGCGAAGGAACGTGGTTTGCCGATCCTCGCGTATCTGCGCGATGGCGAAGCGGCGGCAGTGGATTTCGTCAACGGCGCCGAAGGGCTGCTGATGGCGCCGGTCTACGCCGTGCCACGGTTGCTGGCGCGCAATGGGCTGACCTTGCAGGATTTCGACTATTACGAAATACATGAGGCATTCGCCGCGCAGGTGCTGTGTACGTTGAAAGCCTGGGAAGATCCCGAATACTGCAAAACCCGACTGGGCCTCGACGCACCGCTGGGCTCGATAGATCGTAGCCGACTCAATGTGAAGGGCAGTTCGCTGGCGGCCGGGCATCCGTTTGCCGCGACTGGCGGGCGTATCGTCGCCAATTTGGCAAAGCTGCTGGATGCGGCGGGCAAGGGCCGGGGCCTGGTTTCGATTTGCGCAGCGGGCGGCCAAGGCGTTACCGCCATCATCGAACGCTAG
- a CDS encoding PA4780 family RIO1-like protein kinase — translation MKTPKRIEPLIEDGLVDEVLRPLMSGKEAAVYVVRCGNQLRCAKVYKEANKRSFRQAAEYQEGRKVRNSRQARAMAKGSKFGRKETEDAWQNAEVAALFRLAGAGVRVPKPYDFLDGVLLMELVADEFGDAAPRLNDVVLEPDQAREYHAFLISQIVLMLCTGLVHGDLSEFNVLLTPTGPVIIDLPQAVDAAGNNHAFSMLERDVGNMASYFGRFAPELKLTKYAKEMWALYEAGTLHPNSVLTGEFDDPEDLADVGGVLREIEAARLDEERKQAIRAADDEPKGKSDEPPPPPWMQ, via the coding sequence ATGAAGACTCCAAAACGCATTGAACCCCTGATCGAGGACGGTCTGGTCGACGAAGTGCTGCGCCCACTGATGAGTGGTAAAGAAGCAGCTGTTTATGTGGTGCGCTGCGGCAATCAGTTACGTTGCGCAAAGGTCTACAAGGAGGCGAACAAACGCAGTTTCCGCCAGGCGGCCGAGTATCAGGAAGGCCGCAAGGTCCGCAACAGCCGACAGGCTCGGGCGATGGCGAAAGGCTCCAAGTTCGGTCGCAAAGAGACCGAAGATGCCTGGCAGAACGCCGAAGTGGCGGCACTGTTCCGTCTGGCCGGCGCCGGGGTGCGGGTACCAAAACCGTATGACTTCCTCGACGGCGTGCTGTTGATGGAGCTGGTGGCCGACGAATTCGGCGATGCCGCGCCGCGTCTGAACGACGTGGTGCTGGAGCCGGATCAGGCGCGCGAGTATCACGCGTTCCTGATTTCGCAGATCGTGCTGATGTTGTGTACCGGTCTGGTGCACGGTGACCTTTCGGAGTTCAACGTGCTGCTGACGCCGACCGGCCCGGTCATCATCGACCTGCCGCAAGCCGTCGACGCAGCCGGTAACAACCACGCGTTCAGCATGCTGGAGCGGGATGTCGGCAACATGGCTTCCTACTTCGGTCGCTTTGCGCCGGAGTTGAAACTGACCAAGTACGCCAAGGAAATGTGGGCGCTGTACGAAGCCGGCACCTTGCACCCGAACAGTGTGCTGACCGGTGAGTTCGATGATCCGGAAGACCTGGCCGATGTTGGCGGAGTTCTGCGCGAGATCGAAGCGGCGCGCCTCGACGAGGAACGCAAGCAGGCCATCCGCGCGGCGGACGACGAGCCGAAAGGCAAGTCTGACGAACCGCCTCCACCACCGTGGATGCAGTGA
- a CDS encoding MFS transporter produces the protein MTTPRNTHLIVTARLISDFGAFLNMVALATYVYLLSNSAMSVGIFLASRVGGGIFASLIGTAFYRRCSGRAPLIVFDLLRASVLGLLLIVPVSQQALLLPVIAFGLGLGNSMFAIGLNSQLPRLIPAEQLLKANAWITSASSAAMVGGSLVSGLLVAGFGFETVFALNALTYLLAALLIVPLRFEPAAVNEAPERGEWTALKQGLRSAPVIAAMLAVTMADTLGSAAHNVGFPIISKLLTPESASTTLGLMLAVWASGKLLGARIASRLKGSDNIHLERRFFLGVALMSCGFILMFQQHSLYGLLLFSLPAGLGDGFSEVGLMSRLQREPEQLRLPIFSVLTLLQMSGFGIGMLIAAPFYGWWTPGAVVMLFHGIPLGTLLTVKVLALKRGRVARSSPTPAP, from the coding sequence GTGACCACCCCGCGCAACACCCACCTGATCGTCACCGCTCGACTGATCTCCGATTTCGGCGCCTTCCTCAACATGGTCGCGCTGGCCACCTACGTCTACCTGCTGAGCAACAGCGCGATGAGCGTCGGGATCTTTCTCGCCAGTCGCGTCGGCGGGGGGATTTTTGCCAGTCTGATCGGCACCGCGTTTTACCGTCGCTGCAGCGGACGCGCACCGTTGATCGTGTTCGATCTCCTGCGCGCCAGCGTGCTCGGTTTGCTGTTGATCGTGCCCGTCAGCCAGCAAGCCTTGCTGCTGCCCGTGATCGCTTTCGGCCTGGGCCTGGGCAATTCGATGTTCGCCATCGGCCTCAACAGTCAATTACCGCGTCTGATCCCCGCCGAGCAATTGCTCAAGGCCAACGCCTGGATCACTTCGGCGTCTTCAGCGGCCATGGTCGGCGGCAGTCTGGTTTCAGGTTTGCTGGTCGCGGGTTTTGGTTTTGAAACAGTGTTCGCCCTGAATGCACTGACCTATTTGCTGGCAGCGTTGTTGATCGTGCCGCTGCGTTTCGAACCCGCAGCAGTCAACGAAGCACCCGAACGCGGCGAATGGACCGCACTCAAGCAAGGTCTGCGTTCGGCACCGGTGATTGCCGCGATGCTGGCGGTGACCATGGCCGATACCTTGGGCAGCGCCGCGCACAACGTCGGCTTTCCGATCATCTCCAAACTGCTCACGCCAGAGTCGGCGAGCACCACACTGGGCCTGATGCTGGCGGTGTGGGCCAGCGGCAAACTGCTGGGTGCGCGAATCGCCAGCCGTCTCAAAGGCTCGGACAACATCCACCTCGAACGACGGTTTTTCCTCGGCGTGGCGCTGATGTCCTGCGGCTTTATCCTGATGTTCCAGCAACACAGCCTCTACGGTCTGCTGCTGTTTTCCTTGCCGGCGGGGTTGGGAGACGGTTTTTCAGAAGTCGGGCTGATGTCGCGCCTGCAACGCGAACCCGAGCAGTTGCGCCTGCCGATTTTCAGCGTGCTGACCTTGCTGCAGATGAGCGGATTCGGCATCGGCATGCTCATCGCCGCACCGTTCTACGGGTGGTGGACGCCGGGTGCCGTGGTCATGCTGTTCCACGGCATTCCCCTCGGCACATTGCTCACGGTGAAAGTGCTCGCCCTCAAGCGCGGGCGGGTTGCGCGCAGCAGCCCGACGCCAGCTCCTTGA
- the cueR gene encoding Cu(I)-responsive transcriptional regulator, whose protein sequence is MNIGQAARHSGLSAKMIRYYESIGLLKAAHRTDSGYRVYGDDDLHTLAFIKRSRDLGFSLEEVGKLLTLWQDRQRASADVKALARQHIDELNQKIRELGELRDTLQDLVEHCNGDHRPDCPILKELASGCCAQPARA, encoded by the coding sequence ATGAACATCGGCCAAGCGGCCAGACACAGTGGTCTGAGCGCGAAAATGATCCGTTATTACGAGTCGATTGGCCTGCTCAAGGCGGCCCATCGCACCGACAGCGGTTATCGGGTCTACGGCGACGACGACCTGCACACGCTGGCCTTCATCAAGCGCTCGCGGGACTTGGGCTTTTCGCTGGAAGAGGTCGGCAAACTGCTGACCCTCTGGCAGGATCGCCAGCGTGCCAGCGCCGATGTGAAAGCATTGGCGCGCCAGCACATCGACGAGTTGAATCAGAAGATCCGCGAACTCGGCGAACTGCGCGACACCCTGCAGGATCTGGTCGAGCACTGCAACGGCGACCATCGCCCGGATTGCCCGATCCTCAAGGAGCTGGCGTCGGGCTGCTGCGCGCAACCCGCCCGCGCTTGA
- the cueA gene encoding copper resistance metal-translocating P1-type ATPase CueA: protein MSDSITFDLPIAGMTCASCAGRVERALSKVSGASAVSVNLATEQARVQAPGGSLPALMDAVERAGYSVPQQTIELKIEGMTCASCVGRVERALNKVPGVKSVSVNLANERAHLQLLGQVDPQTLLEAVTKAGYSASVWQAEHPQTDNQQQRLKHERWALICAIALALPLVAPMLLQPFGIHWMLPAWAQFALATPVQFVFGARFYVAAWKAVRAGAGNMDLLVALGTSAGYGLSLYEWATAAGRMPHLYFEASAVVIALVLLGKYLESRAKRQTASAIRALEALRPERAIQVIDGREQDVAISALRLNDLVLVKPGERFPVDGEVIEGQSHADEALISGESLPVPKQQGDKVTGGAINGEGRLLVRTQALGAETVLARIIRLVEDAQAAKAPIQKLVDKVSQIFVPTVLLIALATLIGWWLYGAPLETALINAVAVLVIACPCALGLATPTAIMAGTGVAARHGILIKDAEALERAHEVSSVVFDKTGTLTSGTPRIAHFTAVDGDENTLLKLAGALQRGSEHPLAKAVLDAAAERGLHVPDVSASQSLTGRGIAGNLDGRRLALGNRRLLEESALSAGNLGESAQAWETEGRTLSWLIEQSPEPKVLGLFAFGDTLKPGALEAVQQLAARDIHSHLLTGDNRGSARVVAEALGISNVHAEVLPADKAATVTELKKTGVVAMVGDGINDAPALAAADIGIAMGGGTDVAMHAAGITLMRGDPRLVPAALEISRKTYAKIRQNLFWAFVYNLIGIPLAAFGFLNPVLAGAAMALSSVSVVSNALLLKTWKPKDLEEHR from the coding sequence ATGTCCGATTCCATCACGTTCGATCTGCCGATTGCCGGCATGACCTGCGCCAGTTGCGCCGGCCGTGTCGAGCGGGCGTTGAGCAAAGTCAGCGGCGCCAGTGCCGTGAGCGTCAATCTCGCCACCGAGCAGGCCCGTGTGCAGGCACCCGGCGGCAGTCTGCCGGCCTTGATGGACGCAGTTGAGCGCGCCGGCTACAGCGTCCCGCAGCAGACTATCGAATTGAAGATCGAAGGCATGACCTGCGCCTCCTGCGTCGGTCGCGTCGAGCGCGCCCTGAACAAAGTGCCGGGAGTGAAAAGCGTCAGCGTCAACCTGGCCAACGAACGCGCCCACCTCCAATTGCTCGGTCAGGTCGATCCGCAAACCCTGCTCGAAGCCGTCACCAAGGCCGGCTACTCGGCCAGCGTCTGGCAAGCCGAACACCCACAAACCGATAACCAACAACAGCGCCTGAAACATGAACGCTGGGCACTGATCTGCGCGATCGCCCTGGCTCTGCCGCTGGTGGCGCCGATGTTGCTGCAACCGTTTGGCATCCACTGGATGCTCCCGGCCTGGGCGCAATTCGCCCTCGCCACGCCGGTGCAGTTTGTTTTCGGTGCACGTTTCTATGTCGCCGCGTGGAAAGCCGTGCGGGCGGGAGCAGGCAACATGGACTTGCTGGTCGCCCTCGGCACCAGTGCCGGTTACGGCTTGAGCCTCTATGAATGGGCCACCGCTGCCGGGCGCATGCCGCATCTGTATTTCGAAGCGTCGGCGGTGGTCATCGCGTTGGTGCTGCTCGGCAAATACCTGGAGAGCCGCGCCAAACGTCAGACCGCCAGTGCCATCCGCGCCCTCGAGGCGTTACGCCCGGAACGGGCCATTCAAGTGATCGACGGTCGCGAGCAGGATGTCGCCATCAGCGCGTTGCGCCTGAACGATCTGGTGCTGGTCAAACCCGGCGAACGTTTCCCGGTCGATGGTGAAGTCATCGAAGGCCAGAGCCACGCCGACGAAGCATTGATCAGCGGCGAAAGCTTGCCGGTGCCGAAACAACAGGGTGACAAAGTCACCGGCGGCGCGATCAATGGCGAAGGGCGTTTGCTGGTGCGCACTCAGGCGCTCGGCGCCGAAACCGTACTGGCGCGGATCATTCGTCTGGTCGAAGACGCCCAGGCGGCCAAGGCACCGATCCAGAAACTGGTGGATAAAGTCAGCCAGATCTTTGTGCCAACCGTGTTGCTGATTGCCTTGGCGACACTGATCGGCTGGTGGCTCTACGGCGCACCGCTCGAAACCGCGTTGATCAATGCGGTCGCGGTTCTGGTCATCGCCTGCCCGTGTGCACTGGGCCTCGCCACGCCGACCGCGATCATGGCCGGCACCGGCGTGGCCGCGCGTCACGGCATTCTGATCAAGGATGCTGAAGCGCTGGAACGCGCCCATGAAGTCAGCAGCGTGGTGTTCGACAAGACCGGTACGCTGACCTCCGGCACGCCGCGTATCGCCCATTTCACAGCAGTCGATGGTGACGAAAACACTCTGCTGAAACTGGCCGGCGCGCTGCAACGCGGCAGCGAACACCCGTTGGCCAAAGCGGTGCTCGATGCCGCAGCGGAACGAGGCCTGCACGTACCGGATGTCAGCGCCAGCCAGTCGCTCACTGGTCGCGGCATCGCCGGCAATCTCGACGGCCGGCGCCTGGCGCTGGGCAATCGCCGGTTGCTGGAGGAAAGCGCTTTGAGCGCCGGTAATCTGGGCGAGTCCGCCCAAGCCTGGGAAACCGAAGGCCGCACCCTGTCATGGCTGATCGAGCAAAGTCCGGAGCCGAAAGTGCTCGGCTTGTTCGCCTTCGGTGACACCTTGAAACCCGGAGCGCTGGAAGCCGTGCAACAACTCGCTGCACGCGATATCCATAGCCATCTGCTGACCGGCGACAATCGCGGCAGCGCTCGCGTGGTCGCCGAGGCCTTAGGCATCAGCAATGTCCACGCCGAAGTGCTGCCAGCGGACAAAGCCGCCACCGTCACCGAGCTGAAAAAAACCGGCGTAGTCGCCATGGTCGGTGACGGCATCAACGACGCCCCGGCGCTCGCCGCTGCCGACATCGGCATCGCCATGGGCGGCGGCACTGACGTGGCCATGCACGCGGCGGGTATCACTCTGATGCGTGGTGATCCACGGCTGGTGCCGGCGGCGCTGGAAATCAGCCGCAAGACCTACGCGAAGATCCGTCAGAACCTGTTCTGGGCCTTCGTCTACAACCTGATCGGCATTCCGTTGGCAGCGTTCGGCTTCCTCAACCCGGTACTGGCCGGTGCGGCCATGGCGCTGTCGAGCGTCAGCGTGGTGAGCAATGCGCTACTGTTGAAAACCTGGAAACCCAAGGATCTGGAGGAACACCGATGA
- a CDS encoding cation transporter has protein sequence MQVFNVQGMSCGHCVKAITNALQVKDPAASVRVDLAAKEVGVESALTSDQVIEAISEEGYAVKLV, from the coding sequence ATGCAAGTGTTCAACGTTCAAGGCATGTCCTGCGGCCATTGCGTCAAAGCCATCACCAACGCTCTGCAGGTCAAGGATCCGGCGGCCAGCGTGCGGGTCGATCTGGCGGCGAAAGAGGTGGGCGTCGAGAGCGCGTTGACCAGCGATCAGGTCATCGAGGCAATCAGCGAAGAAGGCTACGCGGTGAAACTCGTCTGA
- a CDS encoding multidrug effflux MFS transporter, whose product MNFRTILILGALTAFGPLAIDFYLPAFPSMALAFGTDEKHVQMTLAAYFAGLSIGQLLYGPVADRFGRRIPLLVGLTLFTLASLACAYAPNLEWLIGARFVQALGGCAGMVISRAVVSDKCDAVGSAKVFSQLMLVMGLAPILAPMLGGLLVNTTGWQSIFLVLTGFSALAGLAVALGLPESMPAHMPRQPLSGALRQYGRLLKDRVYLGHALTGGIAIAGMFAYIAGSPFIFIKLYGVPAEHFGWLFGTNAAGFILVAQVNARMLAKRGPAFLLSRAVWVYFGAGLALLAVSAMHTESLWPLLIPLFICVSSLGCISPNAAACAMNGQGARAGSASALLGCMQFSVAAGASALVGVLHDGTAVPMAIVISVCGLLVVCVALITRRLQNARALAQAQAEA is encoded by the coding sequence ATGAACTTCCGTACCATTCTGATCCTCGGTGCCTTGACCGCCTTCGGGCCCTTGGCGATCGACTTCTATTTACCTGCATTTCCCTCGATGGCGCTGGCGTTCGGCACCGACGAGAAACATGTACAGATGACGCTGGCGGCGTATTTCGCCGGATTGTCGATTGGCCAACTGCTTTACGGCCCCGTGGCGGATCGCTTTGGCCGCCGTATTCCGCTGCTCGTAGGGCTCACGCTGTTCACCCTGGCATCGCTGGCCTGCGCCTATGCGCCGAACCTCGAATGGCTGATCGGTGCGCGTTTTGTCCAGGCGTTGGGCGGTTGCGCGGGGATGGTGATTTCCCGGGCGGTGGTCAGCGACAAATGCGACGCGGTCGGCTCGGCGAAGGTCTTCTCGCAATTGATGCTGGTGATGGGCCTGGCGCCGATTCTGGCGCCGATGCTCGGCGGTCTGTTGGTCAACACCACAGGCTGGCAGTCGATCTTCCTGGTGTTGACCGGGTTCAGCGCGCTGGCCGGTTTGGCCGTGGCGCTGGGGCTGCCGGAAAGTATGCCAGCGCACATGCCGCGCCAGCCGTTGTCCGGCGCCCTGCGCCAGTACGGGCGCTTGCTCAAGGATCGGGTTTACCTCGGTCATGCCCTGACCGGTGGCATCGCCATCGCCGGGATGTTCGCCTACATCGCGGGCTCACCGTTTATTTTCATCAAGCTGTATGGCGTGCCGGCCGAGCATTTCGGCTGGCTGTTCGGCACCAATGCGGCGGGGTTCATTCTGGTGGCGCAGGTCAACGCGCGGATGTTGGCCAAGCGCGGCCCGGCGTTCCTGCTGTCGCGGGCGGTGTGGGTTTACTTCGGCGCCGGGCTGGCGTTGCTCGCGGTCAGCGCAATGCACACCGAATCCTTGTGGCCGCTGCTGATTCCACTGTTTATCTGCGTGTCGAGCCTGGGTTGCATCAGCCCGAACGCCGCTGCTTGCGCGATGAACGGGCAGGGCGCACGCGCCGGCAGTGCGTCGGCACTGCTCGGCTGCATGCAATTCAGCGTCGCCGCCGGGGCTTCGGCGCTGGTAGGGGTGTTGCACGACGGCACCGCCGTGCCGATGGCAATAGTCATCAGCGTGTGCGGTTTGCTGGTGGTGTGCGTGGCGCTAATCACCCGCCGTCTGCAGAACGCCCGGGCACTGGCGCAAGCTCAGGCCGAGGCATAA
- a CDS encoding zinc-binding alcohol dehydrogenase family protein, with protein MKAIAYYASLPISDAQSLQDIELPEPVAGPRDLLVEVKAISVNPVDTKVRQNVAPENGAAKVLGWDVAGVVKAVGSEVTLFKAGDKVFYAGSIARSGGNSELHVVDERIVGHMPKSLGFAEAAALPLTAITAWELLFERLQIREGKNNEDQRLLIVGAAGGVGSILTQLAKKLTGLKVIGTASREQTRDWVQELGADLVIDHSQPLSEELKRAGIDSVTHVASLTQTDQHLDQLVEALAPQGKLALIDDPKSLDISKLKRKSLSLHWEFMYTRSLFETPDMIEQHKLLNRVAGLIDAGTLKTTVGEHFGTINAANLRRAHELLESGKAKGKIVLEGF; from the coding sequence ATGAAAGCCATCGCCTATTACGCTTCCCTGCCGATCAGCGACGCCCAATCCCTGCAAGACATCGAGCTGCCAGAACCGGTCGCCGGCCCGCGCGACCTGCTGGTGGAAGTCAAAGCCATTTCGGTGAATCCGGTCGACACCAAAGTGCGGCAGAACGTGGCGCCGGAAAACGGTGCAGCGAAAGTATTGGGCTGGGACGTTGCCGGAGTGGTCAAGGCAGTCGGCAGCGAAGTGACATTGTTCAAGGCTGGCGACAAAGTCTTCTACGCCGGCTCCATCGCCCGTTCCGGCGGCAACAGTGAGCTGCACGTGGTCGATGAGCGCATCGTCGGCCATATGCCGAAATCCCTTGGTTTTGCCGAAGCCGCCGCCCTGCCGCTGACTGCGATCACCGCGTGGGAATTGCTCTTCGAACGCCTGCAGATCCGCGAAGGCAAAAACAATGAAGACCAGCGCCTGCTGATCGTCGGTGCGGCTGGCGGGGTGGGCTCGATCCTGACCCAACTGGCCAAAAAACTGACCGGCCTGAAGGTCATCGGCACTGCGTCCCGCGAGCAGACCCGCGATTGGGTCCAAGAACTGGGCGCCGACCTGGTCATCGATCACAGCCAACCGCTGAGCGAAGAGCTCAAACGCGCCGGGATCGACAGCGTGACCCACGTTGCCAGCCTGACCCAGACCGATCAGCACCTGGATCAACTGGTCGAAGCGCTGGCGCCGCAAGGCAAACTGGCACTGATCGACGATCCGAAGTCGCTGGACATCAGCAAACTCAAGCGCAAGAGCCTGTCGCTGCACTGGGAGTTCATGTACACCCGTTCGCTGTTCGAGACGCCGGACATGATCGAACAGCACAAACTGCTCAACCGCGTGGCCGGGCTGATTGATGCGGGGACGTTGAAGACCACGGTGGGCGAGCATTTCGGCACGATCAATGCGGCGAACCTGCGCCGCGCCCATGAGTTGCTGGAAAGTGGCAAAGCCAAGGGAAAAATTGTTTTAGAAGGTTTCTAA
- a CDS encoding putative quinol monooxygenase, with amino-acid sequence MSQPFTAIATLIARPGQQDRLEQGLRALVEPSRAEDGCSQYDLHRDLADPQVFYVIEHWASEAILEAHNNSAHFRHFQASAGDTIEHFQLKRLGAIV; translated from the coding sequence ATGTCCCAGCCATTCACCGCCATCGCCACCCTGATCGCCAGACCCGGCCAGCAGGATCGTCTCGAACAGGGCCTGCGCGCACTGGTTGAGCCGAGCCGCGCCGAAGACGGTTGCAGCCAATATGACTTGCACCGCGACCTCGCCGACCCGCAGGTTTTTTATGTGATCGAACACTGGGCCAGCGAAGCGATTCTTGAGGCGCACAACAACAGCGCGCACTTTCGACACTTCCAGGCCAGCGCCGGCGACACCATCGAACATTTCCAGCTCAAGCGCCTCGGCGCGATTGTCTGA
- a CDS encoding LysR family transcriptional regulator yields MLRFDDLQLFVRAADLGSLSAAARVMDMSAAVASAALKRIEQQLGARLLARSTRSLRLTAEGEGFLEYARAALSNLDEGRRLLASGQDQVSGVLQLSAPSDFGRNLLLPWLDEFQREHPKLTVRLLLGDRIADLFRQPVDIALRYGEPEDSSLVALPIAPHNRRVLCASPAYLARHGEPRQLEQLAQHNCLLYMLGSRVHDHWSFHDGKREVGLTVSGDRFSDDADVVRLWAVAGAGIAYKSWLDVGADVLAGRLKVLLPELLCERAPLNLLCAHRAQLSKPVNLLREMLASRCADLSSQFPVFPKDDH; encoded by the coding sequence ATGTTGCGTTTCGATGACTTGCAGTTGTTTGTCCGGGCAGCGGATCTGGGCAGTCTGTCGGCGGCGGCGCGGGTGATGGACATGTCCGCCGCCGTGGCCAGCGCGGCATTGAAGCGGATCGAACAGCAATTGGGCGCACGCTTGCTGGCGCGTTCGACCCGCAGCCTGCGCCTGACCGCCGAGGGCGAAGGCTTTCTCGAATACGCGCGGGCGGCGCTGAGTAATCTTGATGAAGGTCGGCGTTTGCTCGCCAGCGGCCAGGATCAGGTCAGCGGGGTCTTGCAGTTGTCGGCGCCTTCGGACTTCGGCCGCAACCTGTTGCTGCCGTGGCTCGATGAGTTCCAGCGCGAGCACCCGAAGCTGACCGTGCGTTTGCTGCTTGGCGACCGCATCGCCGATCTGTTTCGGCAACCGGTGGACATTGCCTTGCGCTATGGCGAGCCGGAAGACTCAAGCCTGGTCGCCTTACCCATCGCCCCGCACAACCGCCGCGTGCTGTGCGCTTCCCCGGCGTATCTGGCCCGGCACGGCGAACCGCGCCAGCTCGAACAGCTGGCCCAGCACAACTGCCTGCTTTACATGCTCGGCAGCCGGGTGCATGACCACTGGAGTTTTCACGACGGCAAACGTGAAGTCGGTCTGACCGTCAGTGGTGACCGTTTCAGCGACGACGCTGACGTCGTGCGCCTGTGGGCGGTGGCCGGTGCCGGGATTGCCTACAAATCGTGGCTGGACGTCGGCGCCGATGTGCTCGCCGGCAGGCTCAAAGTGCTGCTGCCGGAGCTGCTCTGTGAGCGCGCACCGCTGAATCTGTTGTGCGCCCATCGCGCCCAATTGAGTAAGCCGGTGAACCTTCTGAGGGAAATGCTCGCCAGCCGATGCGCTGATTTGAGTAGTCAATTTCCCGTTTTTCCCAAAGATGATCATTAG
- a CDS encoding ArsR/SmtB family transcription factor has translation MEHAPCISQIATLLADPKRSAMMWALMDGSARQTEELALLTGLSPSSASAHLARLSTGGLLKVEVRGRKRFFRLSAPEVGAAIEALASATIASAPRDIPEVFKRATPMAKPQTAPSSLLRARFCDDHLGGTLAADLYQRLLDAGWIEQLEQRVVVTLKGAKLLAGRGVFIQALAHRNVQVACACPDWSERRPHMGGSLGAALLQLFMQSGWLTLPNDSRALQLTATGQRELHRFAKETELEMAL, from the coding sequence ATGGAACATGCACCTTGCATCAGCCAGATCGCCACGTTGCTGGCCGACCCCAAGCGCAGCGCGATGATGTGGGCGTTGATGGATGGCTCGGCCCGGCAAACCGAGGAGCTTGCGCTACTGACAGGGCTGTCGCCATCGTCGGCCAGCGCGCATCTGGCGCGGCTATCCACGGGTGGTCTGTTGAAGGTCGAAGTCCGTGGTCGCAAACGGTTTTTCCGTCTCTCGGCACCGGAAGTCGGTGCTGCGATAGAAGCATTGGCCAGCGCCACCATCGCCAGTGCTCCACGGGACATTCCCGAGGTGTTCAAGCGCGCCACCCCCATGGCCAAGCCGCAAACTGCGCCGTCCTCGCTGCTGCGCGCGCGTTTTTGCGATGACCACCTGGGCGGTACGCTGGCCGCCGATCTGTACCAGCGGCTGCTGGATGCCGGCTGGATCGAACAACTTGAACAACGCGTCGTGGTGACTCTCAAGGGGGCGAAATTGCTGGCCGGCCGTGGCGTGTTCATCCAGGCGCTGGCCCATCGCAATGTGCAAGTGGCGTGCGCTTGTCCGGACTGGAGCGAGCGTCGCCCGCACATGGGTGGCTCGCTCGGTGCGGCGTTGTTGCAGTTGTTCATGCAGTCCGGCTGGCTGACCCTGCCCAACGACTCTCGGGCCTTGCAATTGACGGCTACCGGCCAACGGGAGCTGCATCGTTTCGCCAAGGAAACCGAGCTGGAAATGGCGTTGTAG